Part of the Rhinolophus ferrumequinum isolate MPI-CBG mRhiFer1 chromosome 25, mRhiFer1_v1.p, whole genome shotgun sequence genome, aggagtgtgtttttattttaactgtgtttttacaggacccatcagctccaagtcaagcagttgtttcaatctagttgtggagggcgcagctcacagtggcccatgcggggattgaaacagcaaccctggtgttatgagcatcgtgctctaaccagctgagctaaccagcctccCAATCTGCTGCTTAATAGAAGTCCTTTCAGTGAATGTATTAACCTTTCTAGCAAACTTAAAAGTTGTTGTcatagtctgttcaggctgccataacaaaatgccacagaccaggaaaattaaacaacagaaatttatttctcatagttctgcaGTCTGGGAAGTCCGACACTAAGGTGTGAGTCAGTTTGTTTCCTGATGAAAGCTGTCTTCCTGGCTTGCTGCCTTCCCGCTGTGTTATCACATGCTGGACAGAGGGAGCTCTGGTGCCTCTTCATTTTACGAGGGCACGAGCCCTctcagattagggccccaccctagTGATCTCATTAACCTTTATCACCTCCTCACAGGCCCTAtgtctaaatacagtcacattgggggttggggcttcaacatacggATTTTAGGGGTATGCAAACATTCCATAAGACTTGTAGAACTTCATTATATTTATCGTAAAACAATTGCATACCTGCTAGATACAGGACATTAtttggagggaaagggagagcCGAGTTGATGTGTGGGAAGGGAGATGAAGACCCCACTTTCCCAAAGAGCTCCCCATTCTTGGGGAGTGGCAGAAACGTGCACCAACCATGTTTAACCAGCTCAGTGACAAGCAGGGCTAAGCCAAGAACGTTAGACAAAGTATCTCATTTCCAAATTAGAATGCTGATGTTCTGGTGTAGAGAGGCCTgttaaccccccccccccccaatgacAGTGTGACGGGTGTGAGCTCTGGGTTTCGGGGAGACTGTCCTGGTTCTTATGCTCAGAGCGCTGGAAAGATATCAGGTGAAAATGGCCATGGATAAATGTAACAGCACTTCCCATAATGTGAGATGTTTGTGCAGATAAGACTTCTAGTACTTAACAGTTTACGGAGGCGTAGTTCACATATGGGAAAATTCACCCCCACAGTGCTCAGTGAGCTTTGAGAAATGTAACCACCACAACAGATGTAAAGAAAAGATGTAAAACTTTCCCATTcccccagaaagttccctggTGGCCCTTTGGAGTCAGtcccctccccgccaccccagcTCCTAGCAGCCAGCGATGTGAGTTCTATCCTGTGCtcctttctgccttttccagagtgtcaCCTAAGTGGACTCACAGGACTCTGCCACAGCCTTGTGTGTCtggcataatgcttttgagattcagcCTTTGCTGTCGCGTGGATCAGTAGTTTGGTCTTTCtgttgctgagtagtagtccattgtttAGATGTACCACTGTTTATTAATTCACTACCATTCATGGACACGTGTATTGCTTCCAACttgtgcttattaaaaataaagctactaggggccggcctggtggctcaggcagttggagctccatgctcctaactccaaaggctgccggttcgattcccacatgggccagtgggctctcaaccacaaggttgccggttcaatttctcgagcccctcaagggatggtgggctccgccccctgcaactaagattgaacacggcaccttgagctgagctactgCTGAgatcccagatggctcagttggttggagcgcgtcctctcaaccacaaggttgccggtttgactcccgcaagggatggtgggctgcgccccctgcaactagcaacggcaactggacctggagctgagctgagccctccacaactaagactgaaaggacaacaacttgacttggaaaaaagtcctggaagtatacactgttccccaataaagtcctattccccttcccccaataaaatcttaaaaaaataataaaataaaaaaaataaagctactaGAAACCTTAGTAGCTGTAGTATATGAACCTATTATAAGCAGATTAGTGATTAGATATTAAAAACCTCCTGaaagcttttattctttttatttaaggaGAGAACAAAGTATTTGAGAATTTTCTCCTTGCATTTAATGAAGATATgactatatttacatataaatgcaTCTcccttctgttttaaattttcgTAAACATGTAAGTGTCTATGATAATTTGCTCAGGCATATATTCTGACTTTGTTATTGCTTCAATTTTGTATGATTCGTGAACCCTTAGGTTacacagagaagaaattaaagactAAGTTAAGATACTGGAGAACTACATAACCAAAcctcttagtttttttttaaggtctatAACATTTATTAGCCCAGTTGCATATGTATGCGTATTGTAAATTTCTCACCAAGAAGCTGTTGACATGTAACTGCAGATGTTGGGGTATCTTCTAGCATTACCCAGGAATCAGACAAGGTCCCTGTCCCTTTACTTCGGATTAACATTTAAGTCCTTTTAAAaacttgctttgtaccttgtttGATTAGGTGTTGTCTCCTTAAGTACGTCCAACGTGGGTCACAAGCTTTGGTTAAGCAAAGAGCAGTATTGTCACAGTACCGTCATATCCAGCGTGTTCCCCTCTCTGTTTTAGGTTGCGATCTTTCGTTCCCCGGCAATAAGCTAGTCTCTGGAGATCACTGTAAAATTACAGTGGATGAAAAATCTGGTCAGGTGTCGCTGGAAGATACCAGGTAAGCTGTTTCTgacttcttttctgtttcctcctgtaGCTGCAGGAACCTGGCTTGACGCCGGTGGCTGCGGAGAACAAACGAGGGTTGGTCTTCTGTAAGGCAGTAGTTGGTGGGGTCCTCAAGGTATCAGGAAGTGTACTTTCTGGTCTCCAGGATGGGGCGCTCAGTGACATGTGGGTATCTGTGACCCTTCTCAACTGTATTCAAATTAGAgcaaaaatatctcaaataaaacTTGATAGACAGTGATAAATTTTTGATTCTTGCAAACCTACCTAAGTTAGACTTCTTTCACCCAAatcaaaaatatctttctttcctttttattctataGCAAAAGTAGTatgtaaaagtgaaaatctttCCAAAGTCCCACTCAcccataaaaatgcatatatatttattttgtattaatgaGGTTTTACTACTAAGGTATACTGTTATATCTGCTTGTCTCACTTTTAATGTCTGCCGAGTAATCGACATGTCAGTACATCTAAATTATCTCATCTTTTGCATGATTATTATGTAACAACTTACTTGTCAGCTTGTTTAATGatggaaatttattattttaacttttcttataaATGACACTGTGGTGACTATTTGCCCAAACCCTGGGCATTCGCATCTGATTATTTTCTTGGGATAAATTTGTAGGAAGGAGCGCTGTATCTGAATGTGTCTGTTTGGCACCTGGTACACGTGGCAGGTGGCCATCCCTCAGCGTGGATGATTATTTTCAGAAGGTCAGGCTCTACGAGATTCCTTGGTAACTAACTGTGTTAGGACCTGAAGACTAGGAATTCGGTTTCACCCGGAGGCACAGGtgctgccttccttcctcttggGACAGGAACAGGTGGGGTCCTTCGTCTCCCACCCTCCTGTGTCTCGTCCTGGCTTTCCTGCACTGGCTATGACAgcattagtttcctatggctctTACGACAAATTCCTACAAACTTTTGTGATCTTACAATTCAGGAGGTGAATGGTTCAGCTCAGGTGTGACTGGACTAGAATcagggtgtcggcagggctggctcctcctGAGGCTGGAGGGGACCCATTCCCGGCCTTTTCCAGCTTCAAGGGCTCAGCATTCCTTGGTAAGGTGGCTGGAGGGAAGCggtgtcccagacagaaggaccCGGTCAGAGTGAGTGGTACGAGTGCAGGGAGACCCTGACGCCTGTGCTCAGCCCGAGAGCTGGCGAAGTCCTGGAGAGTGTACGCAGCAGAGGGGACACCGTGTCATCAGGGAGAGTGGGAGGGTGGCTCTGAGCAGAGGCCCTGGCCCTTGTGGCTGTGCCGCTGGCTCCGAACGTGAAGCTTTACCTGGATGCAGCCACAGCCCATCCGTGGCATGCTGTCAGGCAGCTTGCCCGCGACAGTGGTCAGATGGGCCCCATGGGACCATTTCGCCTGAACTGTGTACTGTCTGGCTTGCGGTGCGCCCTTTTTTGCTCTGACTTCCTGTCAGATTTCCACTCGGAATAATGTCCGCAGTCCCTCCTCCCGTCTGATCAGGTCCCTGCCTGTCCCTGCCacccctgcctctcccaccaTCCTCATGGTCCCTGACTGACTGGAGGGACCTCCCACCTGCAGGCCACACGTCTTCGGCTGATGGCCCACAGTAGCAGGGGTCAGTGCTCATGGAAggaggggcaggcctgggggccaggCGAAAAGCAGAAGCCAGAGAGAAGCCGGACGCCAAAGCCAAAGCCAGATGCCAAAGCACAGAGCTGCTGGCGCACGTCTGGACAGCAACTGGAGGACGCCGTGGTGGCACCGGAGCAGCACTTAAAGCCCTTGGTCTGGCTGGTTGCCAGTTGGGCCACCAGTGCAGGGGCAGCAGGCAGATTTTTCCTGTGTAGCACTGGAGGGGCACTAGTGTGTGTGGTCCCAGAAGTGCTTGCATTGTTCCTGTCAGTGTTTTGCTCTTTTCAGGGTTATgattttttattgtataaataaaatacaattgtaTGTGGATTGTATGTATAATCCACATTCCATATccgattagtttcaggtgtatgtcaCCATGATGTGATATTCGTATGCACTACGAAGGCTCCCCATGATAAATCTGTCACCGTCTGTTACCATGCAAACTTGTCACAGGATTAATGCCTgcattccctatactgtacatgaTACCCCcgtgacttatttcttttattactggGAATTTGTGCCTCTTAATCCCGTTCACCTATGTCACCCATCCCCACCCTTCCCTAGTCTGGTTTCCTGTATCTGTGAgtccgtttctgttttgttggttttcttttttggattctacatataagtgaaatcatacactttctctgtctggcatatCTCATTAGCATAGTGTCCTCTAGGTCtctccatgttgtcgcaaatggcaagatttcattctttttatggctgagtaatactccattgtgtatatgaaccacctcttctttatccgatCGTCTCCTGACGGGCCCTTGGGTCtcccacatcttggccattgtaaatagtgctgcagtgaacatgggggtgcagataccAAACGTGGTCATAGGGAACTATTGTCCCAGTGGTGGTAGAAAGGGAAAACTTTTAGTATacgtgctgccgaagcgagcactaaagagaaaatttttaacTCCAGGTTATTTATAGTGGGATGAACTGCACTTTTGTTGTCTCTACAGCACCAATGGTACAGTCATTAACAAGCTGAAGGTCGTTAAGAAGCAGACCTGCCTTTTACAGACCGGGGACGTCATCTACTTGGTGTACAGGAAGAGTGAGCCAGAGCACAGTAAGTGACGGGACTTACTGGGGAGGACACACGCGTGGTGGACGGCGGAGGTCCTGTGCACAGCATCGCGAGGCAGGCGCTGCCTGTGGGGCTGCTGTGGTAGCGACCTTCCCTTAGCTGCTCGTGTGGATTCTTGGTGTGAATCGTGTCTGTTGAAGAATGAGTATTGACCTTGCAGTCTGAGCCCAGCCATTCTTCAGAAACACCACCGTGGTCGTGAGCCATGCATCTCAAAGTGGCCGCCAAGGAGAAGGGGTTGGGGCTGGGTTAGGTTGCATAGAAGAAATCTGAGTTGTGGGGAGGAACGCCTAGAATAGGGGACTGGAGGCCACCGATGGGTCTGCTTTTGGAGACTTTGCAGGAGACAGCAGAGGTTAGACTGGATTCCAGTAGGGCTTTTCCAGCTCTGAGCATCTGTCTGGGTTTGTGGAAGAAGAATGACATAGGACAAGGAGAGTTAGGAGAGTCTTTTGAAGGTTACCCCGAATCAGGAAAAGGGGGCAGATGTTCTCGAGGTTTCTGAGGCACAATGAAAGCCAGTCCCTGGCTGCAGAGGGGTCTCATGTCGCTCCTGGTAGTTTGAAAGGACAAAAAGACGTGGGTTCTTCACCCAGCCGTGCTTTGCTTTTCCTTGTTCTGCCTTCTGACTCCAGACCGTGTTTCCTGGGGcttatttattctaaaaatggttaaggtgttttggatcatttgtttaaaaatcccTTAAACTGGTGAATGATGTTAGTCACCGATCAGTCCAAACAGTCAAGACCAGAGCAGCTGTGAAGTGActggaggggagagaggagatgTGCTGGCTTGGCTCGTCGGCCGACCCCGCTCTTATAGGTTCATTGCCTTCCAGATGTGGCGTACCTCTACGAGTCTTTAAACGAGAAGCGAGGCACGGCACAAGACTCCTCCGGTGAGTGGGGTTACAGCTGCACCTCGGGGGCTCAGGTGCACATCGGGGCTGCCCATCCTTCCGAGGACAGACTTGCGGTCTGGGATGTGCTGCCGGGCGCCGTGGAGCTCCACCCGAGCCCCGACTCTGCTCCTTCTGTGATCACAGAAGCTAATAAAGAAAACGTGTTCCACGTGACCAAAGCTACCTCAGGTGCAGGGCGAGGTGACGATCCCCAGACCCTGCTGTCGTCACCTAGCATTCAGGCATGCTTTGAGGAACCACAGCCATCAACGTCCATGTCAGACCTCTTCCCCTCGGCCTCTACCTCTTCCACGGAGCCCGCTGTGCAGCCAGCGCCTCCCCCCAGCGCCGGTGAGCTTGGGACCCCAACTTGGGGGTTGAGGGGGGTTAGCTGCGCTGCTGTTGTTCACTGGTCTTGACCTGTGTTGTTACAGAGACAGATAAGCCACTTGGTAATCCAGAGGTAGCATCAGGCTTCAGGCTGTCAGTAGTAGGATTTCTGTAGTAGTAAACATTCTTGTTCCATCCCCAAGAGAAATGCTGAAGGTCAGAGACTGTAGGCCCATAGTAGTAattttttatgggttttttttgtttgtttgttttttataaattttattggggaatactgggggacagtgtgtttttccagggcccatcagctccaagtcgttgtccttcaatctagttgtggagggtgcagctcagctccaagtccagtcaccgtttttcagtctttagttgcagggggcgcagcccaccatcccatgggggaattgaaccggcaatcttattattgagagctcacgctctaaccacctgagccattgggtcgcccctctggaagctcagtggcagctcattgtcttcaatctaattgtggagggcgcagctcaccggcccatgtgggaatcgaaccagaaaccctgttgttcagagctcgtgctctaactgACTAAGCCATCTGAACACCCCTTTTTACAGTTTgataagatataattcacatgccataaaaatCACCTGTCTCTGTGGATCtgcctgttctggacgtttcataAAAGTGGGATCACACCatacgtggccttttgtgtctggcaccTTTCACTCAGCAACATGTTTTCAAGACTCATTTACAGTAGCATATTACTTAAATCAGTTTTACATATATTGTTCTCACAACATGAACTCTTTACCTCTCCCTCCTACCCAGAAACAGCGCATACTCTTCAGCCACAGAATGTTGTCACAGCACAATATGTGTGCGTGTTTCCTAAGTCGGATCACACTGTACGTGTGTTTTTAGTTTATTGCCTATTCTTCCGTATTATCATCCATATTATCTTTAGAATTACattttcaagttgaaaaaaatgctttttgagATTATGgtttggggagaattgatatttttacaaTATCCaggaaaaattgtatttttctctatttattaaACTCTCTGATGTTCTTCAGTAAAGTTTTATAGCCTCCTTCACCTAGTTTGGGGATGATTCTCATTTATCACCAGACTGCTTGCTTTCTCATCCTTACATCATAGACCAGTCTGCACGTTTTGTATGGATAGAGACCCTCTTCAATCTCAGTGAGTGTGTTTGGATTTGAGAAACAAAACCTGGCTTCCAGAACAAAGCACAGAGATACACAGCCCAGCACTGACTTGTCAACTCACCTTCATCAGACACTTTCTGTCCATCACACGTTGCCTCCTCATCCTCTTGCTTTTCATCTTGTGGCTGCAAGAAGGCTACcagagctccagccatcacaacCACATTCAGAGGCAGGAACCAGCAGAGCCTCTGTGAAAGGGACCTTTGTTTCACGTGGCTCTCTCAGCTGCTCAGCAGCAGCAAAGAAATCTCTCCGAGAGGACTCCTCCATCTCATCAGCCAGTCGGCTGTGCTGCTACACAACAgtccttatttttgtttctgttctggtGGGGTTTCGGGAAAGAGGCGCAGGAAACACAGGGATTTAATATGACTTCTTGAGACGGCAAGTCCTCTTCCATACTGTTTGAACCTACTTCCGTTGTTGTGAATTTGGTTTTGTGCCTGCTCATGCTGTCCCTCTTTTGTAACATAGGCAGTGCCATGGCTCCTATTTGTCGGCCTTTAGGCTTTGTAGCACCCTGCAGCTTCCTTCTCCAGAGTTCCCTTTGCCCAGCTTACTCAGCCACATGTTACAGGCAGCACTCTTCACTCTTCCCAGATCCACGACCCGCTGCTAGCTGAAGAATTACACTCTGATGACTTCAGGGCACCCGTGAGCAGCTTCTTAAGCTCGTTAGCAATGCTGCCTTGCAGAAAAGGCTGTGGCCAGTAAAGGTGCCCCCTGCTCCCCCGAGCACAGCAATGGGCGCAAATACATTTAAGAGCTGCGAACTGCATGAAGGAGTATTTCTGGTAGCACGTTTCTCTGAAAACATGGTGTCTTGTGCTCCTGTACCTGGTGTGAATCGGGGCTCTCCCCTTCTAGGTGGGTGGGTCCGAACTTCTCCTGCATGTCTCCCTCACAGCCTCAGGAGGTGCTGGTGTCTCCCCGAAAGGGTCAGGTCCACCTGTGTCGAGGGATGAAATCTCCAGCGTCCCTTCAGCTCTCCTGGACACACAGGAAGCACCTTCTCCTCTGTCAGAACTACAGGATCGGGAGGACTCGGAGCCGGCTCAGAAGAGAATGAGAGGAGGTCAGAGCCCCGGGGTCCCTGTGCCCTTGGTTGTGTCCTGCATCGCTGCTCTGTCCTGACGCAGCCAGTTCTCGAGTACGTCTTGTCTCTAGTGATAGTTTGAACCCTCACACTCAAGGTATTTAGAGAAAGAATCATGCTTTAAAAGAGAAGGTTAGGAGATGGTAAAGCATGTTTGGAGTGTCGGGATAGGACAGTAGCTGTGTGGCAGGTGTGGCGAGAAGGCTTCAGGAAGGGCCTGAGGGTGGGTTGTCTGATGCATCGAGTGGGAAATTGATTGGCTTAAGGAGGGTGTGGAAAGAATCAGCAATAGGTCTGTAAAACATAAGCAAGTATAATAGTGAAGCCATTTTTAATGCCAGCAAAAATGCGGAGTAGTATAGGGAAGAAAACTTAAGAGTCTACTGTTCGGCTCAGCagtgaacacttaaaaataataatgtaaatacgATTCACTGAGCGCACAGTTGGATGACATACAGTAAATCGGGAAGGCGCTCGGGACAAGAGCCTCCTGCCCCAAATAGATGTCAGGCGACGATGTCTGAAATCAACCCAAACGTTGCGTCACAGTTTCAAAACATGGGGTCCACACCAAGAGGAACCGCTAAGATACGAAAGTGGCTTCCTCAAAGGAGGGAGACTGACGATGAGGAGAGGCTGGGCAGAGGCTGCTGCTTTTAGTTCTTTTGAAGAGTCTTAGACTCTCGAACTGTGTGCAAGTctttcttgaattaaaaataaaaatctatgatTAGCAACGCCTGAGCCCTATAGAAAAAGCaccagcagaagaaaagaaaaatttaaagctcCTGGTAACGTCTGAGGGTCTATACTTTCCTGCACTTCCCTATGTATTTGAGtcatgatttttgtttgcttaaacATAAATGGTGTCATACACAAGTTGGGTTTGACAGCTGGCCTGTGTCTCTTAGCCATGTCTCCTGAACGCCTCTTAATGTCATTAACCACTCTTCTAAAACAAAGCTCGGTGCACTGGAATACGAGACCTGTCATGGGCCTTGAAAATGCAAGCACTGACGAGGACTTCCGTCTGCAGGTTAAGACATTCGTAAAACAAAAGGACCGAGCATCTGTTTCTCCTTGGCAGTGACGGTCAGAACGCGTCCCTTTCTCTTGCAGACAGGGAGCCCAACCCAAACCTGTGTTTGTTGGTCACAGACCAGTGTGACACCCACCCCGCCCTCGAGGATGCCCGAGCTGCGGCCGTGAAGCCGGACAAGATGGAGGAGACACTGACGTGCATCATCTGCCAGGACCTGCTGCACGACTGTGTGAGGTGCGCACATTGCAGGCGGCCACGGGCTCCGCAGGTGCTCGTCCCGTGGGGGGCTGCCGTGGAGAAGCGGGCTTTCAGGTCATGTTTGGGGTCGCGTCCACTGATGGTACTGTTGCCATTTTACTTGAATGGCTAACAAGCCAAAAACCTGGCCCCGGTGACCGAGGCTATAGAGAGCCCGTGAAACTCATATGGTGATGGCTGCGGCTGGCACGGTCGTTTCTGACCTCAGTGGTCTTGTCCACTGCAGATGTGAGGAAATGTGTTGTTAACAGAATGCAGGTCCCAGGAGGGGCCTAGGGAGCATCTCCTTGCTTTTCTGCGGGAAGAGTTAGAGCCTATCTGGCTTTCAGCCTCAGTGCAGACGTTTTTGCACGCTGTCTCATTTCCTCATATTCCTGACGTCACAGTGGACTCTCTGTGCCTCCCACACACAGAATTGCCACATGGCTTTTGATTTCCTTTGATTGACAAGGACTGAGTTAGTCGTTCAGGTCCTCAGGGTACGCAAGCACAGCCAGCAGTGGCACCACGCAGACGTCCAGGTTCCCTGCCCTGCTGAGGACAGAGCTTGGGCAGGTGGTTTGCTCTTGTGTTTCATTACGACCCCTCAGCCTGAGCAAGGTCACGTCCTCCCCCGGGGAGAAGCAGCGTGGCCCGGAGTGTAGGTGCCCTGGGTGTCCCTGGGTCTGGGGCCACTGTGCCGCAGGCGTGTGTGGCCCTGTGCAGCCCTGCGCTTGGCCCCCAGCCTGCAGCCCTGCTTGCACACCTTCTGCGCGGCCTGCTACTCGGGCTGGATGGAACGTTCCTCACTGTGTCCCACATGCCGCTGCCCGGTGGAGCGCATCTGTAAGAACCACATCCTCAACAACCTGGTGGAGGCCTACCTGCTCCAGCACCCAGGCAAGTGGGCCGCCGCCTGTCCCCTGGGCCTTCCGCCAGTCCCCCAGTGCTGCCACGTGTTCCCCCGGGTCCTGCCTTGTGTCTTCTGGGCCTGCCATATGTCCCCTGGGGCTGCTACTTGTCCCCTGGGCCCACCGCCTGTCCCCCGGAGCTGTTGCCTGTCCGCTGGGGCCTGCCATGTGTCCCCCGGGCCCACCATATGTCTCCCAGGCCTGCCGCCTGTCCCCCAGGGCCGCTGCCTGTCCCTCATGCCTGCCACCTATCCCTGTCCCCCAGGCCGGCCGCCTGTCCCCTGGGCCACCTGCCAGCAGAGCCGTGTGCTTTCCTTCCAGACAAGAGCCGCAGCGAGGAAGACGTGCGGGGCATGGCCGCCAGGAACAAGATCACGCAGGACATGCTGCAGCCCCGGGTCCGGCGGTCTTTCTCTGACGAGGAGGGCAGTTCAGAGGACCTGCTGGCGCTGTCGGATGTGGATAGCGAGTCCTCGGACGTCAGGTGAGCCTGTGCCGTCATCAGCTGCACGGGTCTGCTGCTTGTCCGGTGACCAGGCAGTCCTGTAGCGCAGGGGACGTTTCTCACATGTCGGGGGATTGTAGAAAGGCCGGTCACCGGGCTCAGAGGGGGTGGTCCTGGGAGACCTTGCT contains:
- the CHFR gene encoding E3 ubiquitin-protein ligase CHFR isoform X1, encoding MEHPGEGEQPQPWGRLLRLGAEEGEPHVLLRKPEWTIGRRRGCDLSFPGNKLVSGDHCKITVDEKSGQVSLEDTSTNGTVINKLKVVKKQTCLLQTGDVIYLVYRKSEPEHNVAYLYESLNEKRGTAQDSSEANKENVFHVTKATSGAGRGDDPQTLLSSPSIQACFEEPQPSTSMSDLFPSASTSSTEPAVQPAPPPSAASGGAGVSPKGSGPPVSRDEISSVPSALLDTQEAPSPLSELQDREDSEPAQKRMRGDREPNPNLCLLVTDQCDTHPALEDARAAAVKPDKMEETLTCIICQDLLHDCVSLQPCLHTFCAACYSGWMERSSLCPTCRCPVERICKNHILNNLVEAYLLQHPDKSRSEEDVRGMAARNKITQDMLQPRVRRSFSDEEGSSEDLLALSDVDSESSDVSQPYVVCRQCPEYRRQAGQPLPCSGPGSAQGAPQASGDTPSAPAGVTAAQDYVCSLQGSHVTCTCCFQPMPDRRAEREQDPCIAPQQCAVCLQPFCHLYWGCTRTGCLGCLAPFCELNLGDRCLDGVLSNNNYESDILKNYLAARGLTWKNMLTESLGALQRGVFLLSDYRVTGNTVLCYCCGLRSFRELTYQYRQNIPASELPVAVTSRPDCYWGRNCRTQVKAHHAMKFNHICEQTRFKN
- the CHFR gene encoding E3 ubiquitin-protein ligase CHFR isoform X2, whose product is MEHPGEGEQPQPWGRLLRLGAEEGEPHVLLRKPEWTIGRRRGCDLSFPGNKLVSGDHCKITVDEKSGQVSLEDTSTNGTVINKLKVVKKQTCLLQTGDVIYLVYRKSEPEHNVAYLYESLNEKRGTAQDSSEANKENVFHVTKATSGAGRGDDPQTLLSSPSIQACFEEPQPSTSMSDLFPSASTSSTEPAVQPAPPPSAASGGAGVSPKGSGPPVSRDEISSVPSALLDTQEAPSPLSELQDREDSEPAQKRMRGDQCDTHPALEDARAAAVKPDKMEETLTCIICQDLLHDCVSLQPCLHTFCAACYSGWMERSSLCPTCRCPVERICKNHILNNLVEAYLLQHPDKSRSEEDVRGMAARNKITQDMLQPRVRRSFSDEEGSSEDLLALSDVDSESSDVSQPYVVCRQCPEYRRQAGQPLPCSGPGSAQGAPQASGDTPSAPAGVTAAQDYVCSLQGSHVTCTCCFQPMPDRRAEREQDPCIAPQQCAVCLQPFCHLYWGCTRTGCLGCLAPFCELNLGDRCLDGVLSNNNYESDILKNYLAARGLTWKNMLTESLGALQRGVFLLSDYRVTGNTVLCYCCGLRSFRELTYQYRQNIPASELPVAVTSRPDCYWGRNCRTQVKAHHAMKFNHICEQTRFKN